The proteins below come from a single Arthrobacter crystallopoietes genomic window:
- a CDS encoding HNH endonuclease: MFESIVPAEMGPVTPVPGDPGAVLVRGWAAGLPDLDQEVSEGVRIDRITAMEELKAALAAAQARETEAFVASRREARAAAGISAEKRGRGLAKEIGLARKDSPNRGGKHLGMATTLVREMPYTYQALAQGRLNEWRATILVRETACLTVEDRAAVDRELCADPTTLQGCGDKRIGALAKQAALQLDPHAVVRRAAKAETGRHVSCRPAPDTMAYVSALLPVVQGVAVTAALVKAADRLKAQGDERGRGQLMADILVERVTGQPAQNPAKIEVQLVMTDRTLFQGDSEPAHLTGYGIVPAHWARDLLRTENTDHENANRGEEHTVGRLINSAAGEEKTVAGPADAGTGDTGTTGEAGTATGPPGFKRRASADAPEVEVWVRRLYTAPGTGQLLGMDSRARLMPAGMQRIIQARDQLCRTPWCDAPIRHHDHVVPWRNAGDTSEVNGQGLCEACNLAKEADGWHAQTVPGPRHTVETTTPTGHTYQSTAPALPGTPPATATEQPDELPKPLSTFEQALGRIDFLYRPAA, encoded by the coding sequence ATGTTCGAGTCAATCGTTCCAGCTGAAATGGGGCCGGTGACGCCGGTTCCCGGCGATCCGGGTGCGGTGCTGGTCCGCGGCTGGGCCGCCGGGCTCCCGGACCTGGATCAGGAGGTTTCCGAGGGGGTGCGGATTGACCGGATCACCGCGATGGAGGAACTCAAGGCCGCCCTGGCTGCCGCGCAGGCCCGGGAGACGGAAGCGTTTGTTGCCTCCCGCCGGGAGGCCCGGGCCGCGGCCGGAATCTCCGCGGAGAAACGGGGCCGGGGACTGGCGAAGGAGATCGGCCTGGCCCGGAAGGACTCCCCGAACCGGGGCGGTAAGCATCTGGGCATGGCGACCACGTTGGTCAGGGAAATGCCGTACACCTATCAGGCGCTGGCCCAGGGCCGGCTGAATGAATGGCGGGCGACCATCCTGGTCCGCGAAACCGCCTGCCTAACCGTGGAAGACCGGGCCGCGGTGGACCGGGAACTGTGTGCTGATCCGACGACGCTGCAAGGGTGCGGGGACAAACGGATCGGGGCGCTGGCCAAGCAGGCCGCGCTGCAGCTGGACCCGCACGCGGTGGTCCGCCGGGCCGCGAAAGCCGAAACCGGACGCCATGTCTCCTGCCGTCCGGCGCCGGACACCATGGCCTACGTGAGCGCCCTGCTCCCGGTGGTGCAGGGCGTGGCCGTTACCGCCGCGCTGGTCAAGGCGGCCGACCGGTTGAAGGCACAGGGCGATGAACGCGGCCGGGGCCAGCTCATGGCCGACATCCTCGTCGAACGCGTCACCGGCCAGCCCGCCCAGAACCCGGCAAAAATCGAGGTGCAACTGGTCATGACCGACCGCACCCTGTTCCAAGGCGACTCCGAGCCCGCCCACCTCACCGGGTACGGCATCGTCCCCGCCCACTGGGCCCGCGACCTCCTCCGCACCGAGAACACCGACCACGAGAACGCAAACCGCGGCGAGGAACATACCGTCGGCAGGTTGATAAATAGCGCGGCTGGGGAAGAAAAAACCGTAGCCGGCCCCGCGGATGCCGGCACCGGAGACACCGGAACTACCGGAGAGGCCGGTACGGCAACCGGGCCGCCTGGCTTCAAGCGAAGAGCCTCCGCCGATGCGCCCGAGGTGGAAGTGTGGGTCCGCCGGCTTTACACGGCGCCCGGTACCGGGCAATTGCTCGGAATGGATTCGCGGGCACGGCTGATGCCGGCCGGAATGCAGCGGATCATCCAGGCCCGGGACCAGCTCTGCCGCACCCCCTGGTGCGACGCGCCGATCCGCCACCACGACCACGTCGTGCCCTGGCGCAACGCCGGGGACACCAGCGAGGTCAACGGGCAAGGCCTATGCGAAGCATGCAACCTCGCAAAAGAAGCCGACGGCTGGCACGCCCAAACCGTCCCCGGGCCACGGCACACCGTGGAAACCACCACCCCCACCGGGCACACCTACCAATCCACCGCACCAGCACTACCCGGCACACCACCGGCAACAGCAACAGAGCAGCCGGACGAACTGCCGAAGCCGCTGTCAACCTTCGAACAGGCACTCGGCCGCATCGACTTCCTCTACCGCCCCGCCGCCTGA
- a CDS encoding L,D-transpeptidase family protein has translation MALLASGLPAHAADLPEVYGASATQRPAGDVKATDTATRSTGSPSSAPEPDGSSSGVPSDASADPTIKTSDDAGTTAGTEAPTQTATGGAKAPAGPTAPAETPAPAATNVPVEPSTAAETSAPAEIQAPEGQFTPDLGETAQTESTEEAPETEPTTEESVEAEATAEEAISAKADELKLVPHNDLNCTLVGEGCVQTFTSAERPTERIAIFWSPQTGAHSVDLLHYIGKKYRSEKYEAGKYGYPTSDAPDTAAAGTVSQTFEHGTIDNSYVASGQAAITAKATAMGYTQATNDFNCLLTSDGCVRTYKSDAKLIAIYWTTATGAHAVDLAHAVGKAYRNAGWEEGKYGYPTSDMSGVPNTKVSVQSFEHGKIVDTSAHYAAGRKALADPASKLKLTAVNGYTCELRDYGCVRTYKPAGSSKRIAIYWTQATGARTVELTHAVGKAYKLSGYEKGKYGYPTSDLSVNSRTLVATQSFQEGKIVHTPPHVTAGWKALDARAKELRYTAVNDYNCRLADNGCVRTYKPSLSSKRRMAIYWTAKTGARTVELTHAVGKKFTAARYERGVLGYPTGDMKCGLKSKGCVQVFQKGQIAYSPATGARSLTAQINYSWKARSSQNGTLGYPLQDAVTRSGKTTQVFQGGSLIAANVGASYLPKNECWAIGAHKTRYYHGWADRVSFTISEKYGTYKASFINCVRIGSVYKQEWKTSRATVGLKGFKEPGVASGHTMYRWSPQGSFTVTDAFGEGNPGTGLNYQKLNPRSQWSGTPGSGYNKYFESSFNRWPDEQMWQIMRAPTGDYRQGAVIDYNRGPGQKITQGAGFAIFLHANAVPTYGCIALDLPNVTRYLKTADKGDRVVMGVRADIFK, from the coding sequence TTGGCGCTGCTGGCCTCCGGCTTGCCGGCGCACGCCGCAGACCTGCCGGAAGTGTACGGCGCGTCGGCGACGCAACGGCCGGCCGGCGACGTGAAAGCGACGGACACCGCTACGCGGTCGACGGGGTCTCCGTCGTCAGCACCGGAACCGGATGGATCCTCCTCCGGGGTGCCGTCAGACGCCTCGGCCGATCCCACGATTAAAACGTCGGACGATGCAGGGACGACGGCTGGGACTGAAGCGCCAACGCAGACGGCAACGGGCGGGGCCAAAGCGCCCGCGGGACCGACTGCGCCTGCTGAAACTCCGGCACCAGCGGCAACCAACGTCCCGGTCGAGCCGTCCACGGCAGCGGAGACTTCCGCCCCGGCTGAAATACAGGCGCCTGAAGGGCAGTTTACTCCCGATCTCGGCGAAACGGCCCAGACGGAATCTACGGAGGAAGCACCCGAAACCGAACCGACAACGGAGGAGTCAGTCGAGGCCGAAGCGACGGCGGAGGAGGCTATCTCCGCGAAGGCCGATGAGCTGAAACTCGTGCCGCACAACGATCTTAATTGCACCCTGGTCGGTGAGGGCTGCGTGCAGACCTTCACGTCCGCCGAGCGTCCCACGGAGCGCATTGCCATCTTCTGGAGCCCGCAAACAGGGGCGCACAGCGTCGATCTGCTGCACTACATTGGCAAGAAGTACCGGAGTGAAAAGTACGAAGCCGGCAAGTACGGTTACCCCACTTCGGACGCGCCAGATACGGCGGCAGCCGGAACGGTTTCCCAGACGTTCGAGCACGGGACGATCGACAATTCCTATGTCGCCAGCGGTCAGGCTGCCATCACGGCCAAGGCGACGGCGATGGGCTACACGCAGGCCACAAACGACTTTAATTGCCTGCTGACGAGCGATGGCTGCGTGCGTACGTACAAGTCGGACGCGAAACTCATCGCTATTTACTGGACCACCGCCACCGGCGCACACGCTGTGGACCTGGCCCACGCCGTCGGCAAGGCTTACCGAAACGCCGGGTGGGAAGAGGGCAAGTACGGCTATCCGACGTCGGACATGTCCGGCGTGCCGAACACGAAGGTTTCGGTGCAGTCCTTCGAGCACGGCAAGATTGTGGACACATCGGCCCACTATGCCGCTGGCAGGAAGGCTTTGGCAGACCCGGCCTCCAAACTGAAGCTCACCGCCGTCAACGGCTACACCTGCGAGTTGCGCGACTACGGCTGCGTGCGCACGTACAAACCGGCCGGCAGCAGCAAGCGGATCGCGATCTACTGGACCCAGGCCACTGGCGCGCGGACAGTGGAACTGACCCACGCCGTCGGAAAAGCGTACAAGTTGTCCGGCTACGAGAAGGGCAAGTACGGCTACCCGACCTCGGACCTGAGCGTGAATTCGAGAACCCTGGTGGCAACGCAGAGTTTCCAGGAGGGCAAGATTGTCCACACGCCGCCGCATGTGACCGCCGGCTGGAAGGCCCTGGATGCCCGGGCCAAAGAACTGAGGTACACCGCGGTCAACGACTACAACTGCCGCCTGGCCGACAACGGTTGCGTGCGCACCTACAAGCCCTCGCTCTCGAGCAAGCGGCGCATGGCCATCTACTGGACGGCCAAGACCGGTGCCCGCACCGTGGAACTGACCCACGCCGTCGGTAAGAAGTTCACGGCGGCCAGATACGAGCGCGGCGTTCTCGGTTACCCCACGGGGGACATGAAATGCGGGTTGAAATCCAAGGGCTGCGTGCAGGTGTTCCAGAAGGGGCAGATCGCCTACTCGCCGGCGACCGGCGCCCGGTCGTTGACCGCCCAGATCAACTACAGCTGGAAGGCACGCAGCAGCCAGAACGGGACGCTGGGCTACCCACTGCAGGACGCGGTGACGCGCAGCGGCAAAACCACGCAGGTCTTCCAGGGCGGCTCGCTGATCGCCGCGAATGTCGGCGCGAGCTACCTGCCAAAGAACGAGTGCTGGGCCATCGGCGCGCACAAGACCCGCTACTACCACGGCTGGGCCGACCGCGTCTCCTTCACCATCTCGGAGAAGTACGGCACGTACAAGGCCAGCTTCATCAACTGCGTGCGGATCGGTTCCGTCTACAAGCAGGAATGGAAAACCTCCAGGGCAACCGTGGGGCTCAAGGGCTTCAAGGAACCCGGCGTCGCTTCGGGCCACACGATGTACCGCTGGTCGCCGCAGGGCAGCTTCACCGTCACCGATGCCTTCGGCGAAGGCAACCCGGGCACCGGGCTCAACTACCAGAAGCTGAACCCTCGGTCGCAGTGGTCCGGCACGCCAGGCAGCGGGTACAACAAGTACTTTGAGTCGTCCTTCAACCGCTGGCCGGACGAGCAGATGTGGCAGATTATGCGCGCTCCCACCGGGGACTACCGCCAAGGTGCGGTGATCGACTACAACCGGGGCCCGGGGCAGAAGATCACGCAAGGGGCCGGCTTCGCCATCTTCCTGCACGCGAATGCGGTCCCCACTTACGGCTGCATCGCGCTGGATCTGCCCAACGTGACTCGGTATCTGAAAACGGCCGATAAGGGCGACCGGGTTGTGATGGGTGTCCGGGCCGACATCTTCAAATAG
- a CDS encoding CAP domain-containing protein — protein sequence MSKLKALMSLALGASVAAAAVVGPAPAALAAVQPNQGAAVVVPQAAGDRLNTANKQQIIDVFNGINKFRASKGLNPVKFNATVSELSEDWSDKMASTGDFKHNPGYTQDPRVVDRWSNAGEIIAYRTDTRGQGLVDQWIGSPGHNRIMSDPAYDTIGVGISIKKDANGRVKMYGTVNFFKFRTPPTGQYNTASAFFGSTAPSPAPAPAPAVVSAPAGPSIQSAGDILAVDQAGALWNYGTGKSNANSSAWKVGSGFGNAKEVHVADWNADETMDIVAQWESGKLSVYPGKPGGGFSSAITIGASGWAGYEVTVGKWKKTDRYPSVVAKSGSGILYQYPNLSGGKLSARTQVDTGWKSLTINQLDWDKDGNTDIVARTSAGQLKLYRTNGNGKFVSESRRIIGNSGWNSMNALTSIRGYSGAGTQGLLARSDAGVLYYYQANDSGWAGRVTVGTGWKGMEIAGH from the coding sequence GTGTCAAAACTTAAAGCATTAATGTCCCTCGCTCTCGGCGCCTCCGTGGCGGCCGCAGCCGTTGTGGGACCCGCACCGGCCGCCCTGGCCGCTGTGCAGCCGAACCAGGGTGCCGCCGTCGTTGTTCCGCAGGCCGCGGGCGACAGGCTCAACACCGCGAATAAGCAGCAGATCATCGACGTGTTCAACGGGATCAACAAGTTCCGGGCGAGCAAGGGCCTCAATCCGGTCAAGTTCAACGCCACCGTCTCCGAGCTGTCCGAGGACTGGTCGGACAAGATGGCCAGTACTGGCGACTTCAAGCACAACCCCGGCTACACCCAAGATCCCCGCGTTGTCGACCGCTGGTCCAATGCCGGCGAAATCATCGCCTACCGGACGGATACCCGCGGACAAGGGCTGGTGGACCAGTGGATCGGCTCGCCCGGCCATAACCGGATCATGAGCGATCCGGCGTACGACACGATCGGCGTCGGCATTTCCATCAAGAAGGACGCGAACGGGCGCGTGAAGATGTACGGCACGGTGAACTTCTTCAAGTTCCGTACGCCTCCGACCGGGCAGTACAACACGGCATCGGCGTTCTTCGGCTCCACGGCTCCCTCGCCGGCGCCCGCCCCGGCTCCTGCCGTTGTTTCTGCTCCTGCGGGACCGTCCATCCAGTCCGCCGGAGACATCCTGGCAGTGGACCAGGCCGGCGCGCTGTGGAACTACGGCACCGGCAAGAGCAACGCGAATTCATCCGCATGGAAGGTCGGTTCCGGCTTCGGCAACGCGAAGGAAGTCCACGTCGCGGATTGGAACGCGGATGAGACGATGGACATCGTGGCACAGTGGGAGAGCGGCAAGCTCAGCGTCTACCCGGGCAAGCCCGGCGGCGGTTTCTCCAGCGCCATCACCATCGGCGCGAGCGGCTGGGCCGGCTACGAAGTCACGGTCGGGAAGTGGAAGAAAACGGACCGCTACCCCTCTGTGGTTGCCAAGAGCGGCTCGGGCATCTTGTACCAGTACCCGAACCTCTCCGGCGGTAAGCTCTCGGCGCGGACCCAAGTGGACACCGGCTGGAAATCCTTGACCATCAACCAGCTCGACTGGGACAAGGACGGGAACACCGACATTGTCGCCCGCACCTCGGCCGGACAGCTGAAGCTCTACCGCACCAACGGCAACGGGAAGTTTGTTTCGGAGAGCCGCAGGATCATCGGCAACAGCGGGTGGAACTCGATGAACGCTCTGACTTCGATCCGCGGCTATAGCGGGGCAGGAACCCAGGGGCTGCTGGCCCGCTCCGATGCCGGCGTCCTGTATTACTACCAGGCGAATGATTCCGGGTGGGCCGGTCGGGTCACCGTGGGGACCGGCTGGAAAGGCATGGAGATCGCCGGCCACTAA
- a CDS encoding universal stress protein, which yields MEDVVLVGYDGSPASSRALDWAIDEARLRGWPLRLVTAFSPAQNIADPMVEGKYVELETRRGESMLQEALERAKNHGVTVESRVVAGNPGGVLVDLSKSAALAVVGKRGRGGFAGRLMGSVSAGLAAHSKCPTVVIPEVTAPGRNAGGTEAGRSEVPARRTDTAPVPWLVSAPDGMSAEGVHPDDESQSWSYAGQIVMAMDALGSKNPALWAAAEAAQFHAKALTLVSTRAPYYRDSVWLDHAEGASRFRQEVAHDLDTILADVRSRYPEVKASWQFYIAKPAEILVQATQTADLLVLGTRGHGGFPGLLLGSVSQAVLQHGASPMMVVPRSRQQS from the coding sequence ATGGAAGACGTTGTACTTGTGGGTTATGACGGATCGCCGGCCAGCAGCCGCGCCTTGGACTGGGCCATTGACGAGGCCCGGCTCCGCGGCTGGCCGCTGCGGCTCGTGACCGCGTTCTCGCCGGCCCAGAACATTGCCGACCCTATGGTGGAGGGCAAATACGTCGAGCTGGAGACGCGCCGGGGCGAGTCCATGCTGCAGGAAGCCCTCGAGCGTGCCAAGAACCACGGCGTGACGGTGGAGTCCCGCGTGGTGGCGGGCAATCCTGGCGGCGTGCTCGTGGACCTCTCGAAGTCGGCCGCGCTGGCCGTGGTCGGCAAGCGGGGCCGCGGCGGATTCGCCGGCCGTCTGATGGGCAGTGTCTCCGCGGGACTGGCGGCGCACTCGAAGTGCCCGACCGTGGTGATTCCCGAAGTGACCGCTCCGGGCCGGAATGCCGGCGGCACGGAAGCGGGGCGCAGCGAAGTGCCTGCCCGCAGGACGGACACAGCACCGGTTCCTTGGCTGGTTTCGGCCCCGGATGGCATGAGCGCCGAGGGCGTGCACCCCGACGACGAGAGCCAGTCCTGGAGCTATGCTGGCCAGATTGTCATGGCCATGGATGCCCTCGGATCGAAGAATCCGGCCCTCTGGGCAGCAGCGGAAGCGGCGCAGTTCCATGCCAAGGCGCTGACCCTGGTTTCCACCCGAGCTCCGTACTACCGGGACTCGGTCTGGCTGGACCATGCCGAAGGCGCCAGCCGGTTCCGGCAGGAAGTCGCCCACGACCTGGACACCATTCTGGCCGATGTCCGCTCCCGGTATCCCGAGGTCAAGGCCAGCTGGCAGTTCTACATCGCCAAGCCTGCCGAGATCCTGGTCCAAGCCACACAGACCGCGGATCTGCTGGTGCTCGGAACCCGCGGACACGGCGGCTTTCCCGGGCTTCTGCTGGGGTCCGTCAGCCAGGCCGTCCTTCAGCACGGTGCTTCGCCCATGATGGTTGTGCCCAGGTCGAGGCAGCAGTCGTAG
- a CDS encoding pirin family protein, whose amino-acid sequence MSNLEPHPQEMLCGNEAEVGVAPSRVELLEPRDVPLGGPRAMNVRRTLPQRQRSLIGAWCFVDHYGPDEVSETGGMRVPPHPHTGLQTVSWLFTGEIEHRDSAGFHAFVRPGELNLMTAGRGICHSEVSTAESTVLHGAQLWVALPDHARFNDPGFDHYTPEPVVTDAYELRVFMGSLAGSVSPVALHSPLLGAELLLKPGQSAVFDVEESFEYGVLVDSGTVRFNGATATADQLAYLPTGHREIELTSETDEPVRLLLIGGEPMGEAIVMWWNFVGRDHDEVVEFRANWQAEIGAEPHQAATTATNQFGTVVGNTLEPLPAPTLPNARIRPRR is encoded by the coding sequence ATGAGTAACCTGGAGCCGCATCCGCAGGAAATGCTCTGCGGGAATGAAGCGGAAGTGGGCGTAGCCCCGTCACGGGTGGAACTGCTGGAGCCGCGCGACGTGCCGCTCGGCGGCCCGCGGGCCATGAACGTCCGGCGCACTTTGCCGCAGCGGCAACGCTCCCTGATCGGCGCCTGGTGCTTTGTGGACCACTACGGTCCGGATGAGGTGTCCGAAACCGGCGGCATGCGCGTTCCGCCGCACCCGCACACCGGCCTGCAGACGGTGAGCTGGCTGTTCACCGGCGAGATCGAACACCGCGACAGCGCAGGATTCCACGCTTTTGTCCGGCCCGGCGAGCTGAACCTGATGACGGCGGGCCGCGGCATCTGCCACTCCGAGGTTTCCACCGCCGAATCAACGGTCCTGCACGGTGCCCAGCTGTGGGTCGCGCTGCCGGATCATGCCCGTTTCAACGATCCAGGCTTCGACCACTACACGCCGGAGCCGGTTGTCACCGATGCCTACGAACTGCGCGTCTTTATGGGTTCGCTCGCTGGCAGCGTATCCCCGGTTGCGCTGCATTCGCCGCTGCTCGGAGCGGAACTTCTGCTGAAACCGGGGCAGAGCGCCGTCTTCGACGTCGAGGAATCCTTCGAATACGGCGTCCTGGTGGACAGCGGTACCGTCCGCTTCAACGGTGCCACGGCCACCGCAGACCAGCTGGCCTACCTGCCCACCGGGCACCGGGAAATCGAGCTGACCTCGGAGACGGACGAGCCCGTCCGGCTGCTGCTGATTGGCGGCGAGCCGATGGGCGAAGCGATCGTCATGTGGTGGAACTTCGTCGGACGCGACCACGACGAGGTTGTTGAATTCCGCGCCAACTGGCAGGCCGAGATCGGCGCCGAACCGCATCAGGCCGCCACCACGGCGACCAACCAGTTCGGCACCGTGGTGGGCAACACTCTGGAGCCACTGCCCGCCCCGACACTGCCCAATGCACGTATCCGCCCGCGCCGCTAG
- a CDS encoding GNAT family N-acetyltransferase, which translates to MSNETAAEAREITVVHAPERHRYELRDGGATIGFTIYRRLQPGQDQVVFVHTEVDDAYAGQGLASKLARFALDDVKASGRRILPLCPYIAAFVRKHHEYDDVMDVPAQGEAETEEARWSK; encoded by the coding sequence ATGTCCAACGAAACTGCCGCCGAGGCCCGGGAGATCACCGTGGTCCATGCGCCGGAGCGCCACCGCTATGAACTGCGCGACGGCGGCGCCACCATCGGCTTTACCATCTACCGGCGGCTGCAGCCCGGACAGGACCAGGTGGTGTTCGTCCACACCGAAGTCGACGATGCCTATGCTGGACAGGGGCTGGCCTCGAAGCTGGCACGCTTCGCCCTCGACGATGTGAAAGCCAGCGGCCGCCGGATCCTCCCGCTCTGCCCCTACATCGCCGCGTTCGTTCGTAAGCACCATGAGTACGACGACGTCATGGACGTCCCCGCGCAGGGCGAGGCCGAGACCGAGGAGGCCCGGTGGAGCAAGTGA
- a CDS encoding carboxymuconolactone decarboxylase family protein, whose protein sequence is MEQVTRERIFIDKQHPAAYRALNGLGLKAREAADAAGIDRMLTELINIRVSQINGCAYCLNMHVTDALALGETVQRIAVLPAWRDTQLFTAQEQGALALAESLTELPDHERQDQAYAFARKCLTEDQLSAISWITLTMNAFNRLSIISEHPVRPASS, encoded by the coding sequence GTGGAGCAAGTGACGCGGGAGCGGATTTTCATCGACAAGCAGCACCCGGCGGCCTATCGGGCGCTGAACGGTCTGGGGCTCAAGGCCCGCGAAGCCGCGGATGCCGCCGGGATCGACCGCATGCTCACCGAGCTGATCAACATCCGGGTGTCCCAGATTAACGGGTGTGCGTACTGTCTGAACATGCATGTCACGGATGCGTTGGCCCTTGGGGAAACAGTGCAGCGGATCGCAGTCCTGCCGGCTTGGCGGGATACCCAGCTGTTCACCGCCCAGGAACAGGGCGCCCTGGCCCTCGCCGAATCCCTGACCGAACTGCCGGACCACGAGAGGCAGGACCAGGCCTACGCCTTTGCCCGCAAATGCCTCACGGAAGACCAGCTCTCCGCCATCAGCTGGATCACGCTGACCATGAATGCCTTCAACCGGCTCTCCATCATCAGCGAGCATCCCGTCCGACCTGCCAGCTCCTGA
- a CDS encoding FAD-dependent monooxygenase — protein MRTDMAEREIQTDVLVVGAGPTGLMLANWLTKLGVPMLVADGKSEPTRESRALGLQARSMEIYDQLGVIDKVLAESTVAQKLVFGYEARELGRVPIGRLGRGVTPYPGITFLEQSRNEQLLVDNLKALGSDVFWQHRLTALDVDLPDPQPVTATLATDDGGVRVRARYCVGADGGSSTVRSARGIAFEGITNAHTFYVSDATEVRGLALDAVNVRPGTEDFLLGFPMGGDSDVRLIGTVRNSDIGGDELSEDTVRRRLQRIYSISYGPSRWYSTYKVHHRTAAVFRDGPVFLAGDAAHVHSPVGAQGMNTGLQDAHNLAFKLADVLQGRASERYLDRYEAERRPVARRLISTTDRLFGIITSARPVPRTLRRLILPVLAPVATNILPRLRGAPRLFEYVSQVRIHYWMSDEAKQAARGRRSKVVGRRLPYTGSNFETLRSLTWQVHAYGGIDDVAVHHVRSALGLDVQVLPLNGNTKLQPGYFYLIRPDGFVAAESLPVGAVSTFTAAMAR, from the coding sequence GTGCGGACTGACATGGCGGAGCGGGAGATCCAGACCGATGTCCTGGTGGTCGGCGCGGGACCGACCGGACTGATGCTGGCCAATTGGCTGACCAAGCTCGGCGTGCCCATGCTGGTGGCCGACGGCAAATCGGAGCCGACGCGGGAGTCCCGGGCCCTGGGCCTGCAGGCCAGAAGCATGGAGATCTACGATCAGCTTGGCGTGATCGACAAGGTTCTCGCTGAGAGCACCGTGGCGCAGAAGCTGGTCTTCGGCTACGAAGCGCGCGAGCTGGGACGGGTTCCCATCGGGCGGCTGGGCCGCGGCGTGACACCGTATCCGGGCATCACTTTCCTGGAGCAAAGCCGGAACGAGCAACTCCTGGTGGACAACCTCAAGGCACTCGGCTCCGATGTGTTCTGGCAGCACCGGCTGACCGCCTTGGACGTGGATCTGCCCGATCCTCAGCCGGTGACGGCAACGCTGGCGACCGACGACGGCGGAGTGCGGGTCCGCGCACGGTACTGCGTGGGTGCCGACGGCGGTTCCTCGACGGTGCGTTCGGCGCGCGGCATTGCGTTCGAAGGAATTACCAACGCACACACTTTCTACGTCTCGGATGCGACAGAGGTCCGGGGGCTGGCCCTTGACGCCGTCAACGTCCGGCCTGGCACCGAGGATTTCCTGCTCGGTTTTCCGATGGGCGGTGACTCAGACGTGCGGCTGATCGGCACGGTGCGGAACTCCGATATCGGCGGTGACGAGCTTTCCGAGGACACCGTGCGCCGGCGCCTGCAACGGATTTACTCCATCTCCTACGGGCCGTCGCGCTGGTATTCCACCTACAAGGTGCACCACCGCACTGCGGCGGTCTTCCGCGACGGGCCGGTGTTCCTGGCCGGCGATGCCGCGCACGTACACTCCCCCGTTGGCGCCCAGGGCATGAACACCGGGTTGCAGGATGCGCACAACCTTGCCTTCAAACTCGCGGACGTATTGCAGGGCCGGGCCTCGGAACGCTACCTCGACCGCTACGAGGCCGAACGGCGTCCCGTTGCACGCCGGCTGATCTCGACCACGGACCGGTTGTTCGGCATCATCACCTCGGCCCGTCCGGTGCCCCGGACCCTCCGGAGGCTGATTCTTCCCGTGCTCGCACCGGTGGCGACGAATATTTTGCCCCGGCTCAGGGGTGCTCCGCGCCTGTTCGAGTACGTGTCCCAGGTGCGGATCCACTACTGGATGAGTGATGAAGCAAAGCAAGCTGCCAGAGGCCGCCGCAGCAAGGTGGTCGGACGCAGACTGCCGTACACCGGTTCAAACTTCGAGACGCTCCGCTCGCTCACCTGGCAGGTCCACGCCTACGGCGGGATCGACGACGTCGCCGTCCACCACGTCCGCTCCGCGCTGGGTCTGGACGTCCAGGTCCTGCCCCTGAACGGCAACACGAAACTGCAGCCGGGGTACTTCTATCTGATCCGGCCCGACGGATTTGTCGCGGCCGAATCCCTGCCGGTCGGCGCCGTCTCAACGTTCACTGCCGCGATGGCGCGATAA
- a CDS encoding TraR/DksA family transcriptional regulator has product MSDALDVGSTAATADKGMYRQLLEEKIAEARLQIERLTADIHEATLAAHDIPADDEHDPEGSTLTLERAREVALLDGTEKSLAELLEAEDRLEKGTYGTCENCGREIPRERLEVRPEARFCVQCASARRR; this is encoded by the coding sequence ATGAGCGATGCGCTGGATGTAGGGTCCACGGCAGCCACGGCGGATAAAGGAATGTACCGGCAGTTGCTGGAGGAGAAGATCGCCGAGGCCCGCCTGCAGATCGAACGGCTGACGGCGGACATTCACGAGGCGACACTGGCCGCGCACGATATTCCCGCCGACGACGAGCACGACCCGGAGGGTTCCACACTCACGCTCGAACGCGCCCGCGAGGTCGCGCTGCTCGACGGCACCGAAAAGTCGCTTGCCGAACTGCTGGAAGCCGAGGACCGCCTCGAGAAGGGCACCTACGGCACATGCGAGAACTGCGGGCGCGAGATACCGCGAGAGCGGCTCGAAGTCCGGCCGGAAGCGCGGTTCTGCGTGCAATGCGCCAGCGCCCGACGGCGGTAA